The Candidatus Desulfofervidus auxilii sequence TTGTAGCTGCCTGTAGTCCTTCTTTACATGGTATTACTTTTTCTAGGGCAGTTGAGGCAGCTGGTGTTAATCCTTATCTTTTTGAAATGGTAAATATTAGAGAACAATGTTCTTGGGTACATTCCCATAATCCAGAATTAGCTACTAAAAAAGCAATAAGTTTAATTAAAGCTAGTTTAGCTAAGTTACGTTATTCTCAACCCCTTACACCTATTAAGGTACCTCTTATCCAAAAAGTTTTGGTTATTGGTGGTGGAATAGCTGGCATAAGGGTAGCTTTAGACATTGCTCAGGCAGGATTTGAGGTTTGTTTAGTAGAAAAGTCACCTTCTTTAGGCGGGCGAATGGCACAATTAAGTGAAACCTTTCCTACTTTAGATTGTTCTTCTTGTATTTTAACCCCCTTAATGGTTGAAGTAGCTAGACATAAAAAGATCCATCTTTTTACTTATGCAGAAGTAAAAAAAGTAGAAGGTATAATTGGCAATTTTAAAGTTACTATTGAAAAGAAACCTCGATATGTAATTCCAGAAAAATGTACTGGATGTGGTGATTGTGTGGATGTTTGTCCAGTAGTAGTACCTAATGAGTTTGATCAAGGTTTAGGAGCTAGAAAGGCTATCTATGTTCCATTTCCTCAAGCTGTCCCATTAGTTTATACAATTGATTTTGAAAATTGTTTAAACACAGAAAAACTAATTATCTGTGAACAATGTTTTAAGATTTGTGGCCCAAAGGCTATAGATTTTCTTATGAGACCAGAAGAAATTCAAATAGAAGTAGGAGCTATTGTTGTAGCAACAGGTTATGAATTGTTGCCTTTAGAAGCCCTTAAAGAATATGGAGCTGGAGAATATGAAGATGTAATTACAAGTTTAGATTTTGAACGTTTAATTTCTGCATCTGGCCCAACAGGTGGAATATTGAGGCGCCCATCTGATGGACGTATCCCAAAGAGTGTGGTCTTTATTCAATGTGCAGGTTCTAGGAGCCCAGAACAAGGGCGTCCTTATTGCTCAAAAATTTGCTGTATGTATACAGCAAAACATGCCTTAATTTACAAGCACCTTGTACCAGATGGTGAAGTTTATGTCTTCTACATTGATATTAGAGCAGCAGGCAAAAG is a genomic window containing:
- a CDS encoding CoB--CoM heterodisulfide reductase iron-sulfur subunit A family protein, with product MRIGVFVCHCGRNIAGIVDVKTVVDEIAKLKDVVFCTDYIYLCSEPGQKTIQEKIKELNLTHIIVAACSPSLHGITFSRAVEAAGVNPYLFEMVNIREQCSWVHSHNPELATKKAISLIKASLAKLRYSQPLTPIKVPLIQKVLVIGGGIAGIRVALDIAQAGFEVCLVEKSPSLGGRMAQLSETFPTLDCSSCILTPLMVEVARHKKIHLFTYAEVKKVEGIIGNFKVTIEKKPRYVIPEKCTGCGDCVDVCPVVVPNEFDQGLGARKAIYVPFPQAVPLVYTIDFENCLNTEKLIICEQCFKICGPKAIDFLMRPEEIQIEVGAIVVATGYELLPLEALKEYGAGEYEDVITSLDFERLISASGPTGGILRRPSDGRIPKSVVFIQCAGSRSPEQGRPYCSKICCMYTAKHALIYKHLVPDGEVYVFYIDIRAAGKRYEEFVQRVMGDGVLYLRGKVSKVFRHNEKMVVLGVDTLSGKTVEVETDLVVLAPAIIPSKGAQELAKMLKIPVDEFGFFSEIHPKLRPVETTSPGIYLAGAAQSPKDISETVAQASAAASKVLSLLSQKEATLEPIVAYVDKEICKGCGLCRRVCPFKAITIVREDKKRYAKVEPAICQGCGCCMAICEENAINVAGFTYQQLSAQVRALLEDKYEVSKKTAEFRKI